Proteins encoded within one genomic window of Drosophila willistoni isolate 14030-0811.24 chromosome XL unlocalized genomic scaffold, UCI_dwil_1.1 Seg141, whole genome shotgun sequence:
- the LOC6641444 gene encoding probable ATP-dependent RNA helicase DDX46, producing the protein MSKSSGRDRDRERGDRDRDRDRDRERERVRERERERNSRSRDYDLGKSSFRNGSGGGGGGSSSRRDERKRGKEKDSSRPREEKRRKGSRSRDYDKDKRLDKERDRERDRQRDREKEREREKDRERERDRERDREPRQRDREITSSAPASYVIPVPSSTSSSNEEEAEEEIDKEEQQRRLEQEMIKRRERIERWRAERKKDTGQQAQAAAPPVQVAKTAKKWSLEDEESEEDDSNPASVQDGNKKDDGADVGPEPDSPPSKFHSIKKRFDDDVVESKFSPMKRPTFGKVKLGMAMSQLAAAGSKFTTEPVNPVEIVIKKEPLEEKPKIEQPKEIAPPAAAVAPVAAVPPAAAPLAAPIKMEIEEEKKKPEAEPLIEPEPEPQPEPEDDIDPLDAYMQEVNNEMRRVNNFVQPASSTTGGQGVMILTGVAKKKTQQAKAKGELIEQNMDSLEYSSEDELEDIRDTAVNLAMKHRKELAKIDHSSVSYAPFRKNFYVEVPELSRMNSSEVDKYRSDLEGIQVKGKGCPKPIKTWAQCGVSKKEMDVLRKLGFEKPTPIQCQAIPAIMSGRDLIGIAKTGSGKTLAFILPMFRHILDQPQLEDGDGAIAIIMAPTRELCMQIGKDIRRFSKSLGLCPVCVYGGTGISEQIAELKRGAEIIVCTPGRMIDMLAANSGRVTNLRRVTYIVLDEADRMFDMGFEPQVMRIIDNVRPDRQTVMFSATFPRQMEALARRILKKPIEVIVGGRSVVCKDVEQHAVILNDDAKFFKLLELLGIYQEAGSIIVFVDKQENADILLRDLMKASYPCMSLHGGIDQFDRDSTIIDFKSGKVRLLIATSVAARGLDVKDLILVVNYDVPNHYEDYVHRCGRTGRAGKKGSAYTFITPEQSRYAGDIVRALDLSGTPVPAELTTLWNDYKSAQEAEGKTVHTGGGFSGKGFKFDEQEFNAVKESKKLQKAALGLADSDDEEDIEQDIDQQIEQIFAAKRTVKDTSAAAAAAAVVAGAANATAVGGPATPAQIMVPTLPPLMGVQAPGQQAGVAGLPLGLGSDKLELAKRLASKINSSKNLDTNKLATSQMTQAAEAFMKGHQHGPVPTQSQPILTARTVAEQMAAKLNNKLNYQPKEDEDGNGAIGGLSGLGSGGGQMGGANSGSGSATANSFTKYEEELEINDFPQQARWKVTSKEALAQISEYSEAGLTVRGTYVPQGKNPPDGERKLYLAIESCSELAVQKAKREITRLIKEELLKLSSAHHVNKGRYKVV; encoded by the exons ATGTCGAAAAGTTCTGG ACGAGATCGTGATCGAGAGCGTGGCGACAGGGATCGAGATAGGGACAGGGACAGAGAGCGCGAAAGAGTGCGGGAACGGGAAAGGGAGCGGAACAGTCGCAGTCGGGACTATGATTTAGGTAAATCCTCATTCCGCAATGGTtctggcggcggcggcggtggcagcagcagcagacggGACGAACGCAAGCGTGGCAAGGAGAAGGATTCGAGTCGTCCGCGTGAGGAGAAGAGACGTAAAGGTTCCCGTTCCAGGGATTATGACAAGGACAA GCGTTTGGACAAAGAACGGGACCGAGAGCGTGATAGACAACGGGACAGAGAAAAGGAGAGGGAACGGGAAAAGGATCGTGAAAGGGAGCGAGATCGAGAGAGAGATAGGGAACCGCGACAACGAGATCGAGAGATTACATCCTCTGCTCCGGCTTCGTATGTCATACCCGTCCCATCATCTACATCCTCATCCAATGAAGAAGAGGCCGAGGAAGAGATCGATAAGGAGGAGCAGCAACGTCGCCTGGAGCAGGAAATGATCAAGCGGCGCGAACGCATCGAACGCTGGCGTGCGGAACGCAAGAAAGACACGGGCCAACAGGCACAGGCTGCAGCTCCCCCGGTCCAGGTAGCCAAAACAGCCAAAAAATGGAGCCTTGAAGATGAGGAATCTGAGGAAGATGACAGTAATCCGGCTTCTGTGCAGGATGGCAACAAAAAGGACGATGGAGCCGATGTTGGGCCCGAACCGGATTCGCCTCCTTCCAAATTCCATAGCATAAAGAAGCGTTTTGATGACGATGTGGTCGAATCCAAGTTCTCCCCCATGAAACGTCCTACCTTTGGTAAGGTGAAATTGGGCATGGCCATGAGTCAATTAGCAGCTGCTGGTAGCAAATTCACCACCGAACCGGTTAATCCAGTTGAGATTGTGATCAAAAAGGAGCCCCTAGAAGAGAAGCCGAAGATTGAACAGCCGAAAGAGATTGCTCCTCCCgctgctgcagttgctccTGTCGCTGCTGTTCCCCCCGCTGCTGCTCCTCTCGCTGCTCCTATTAAAATGGAAAtcgaagaagaaaaaaagaaacctgAAGCGGAACCCCTAATCGAACCAGAACCAGAGCCTCAACCCGAACCAGAAGATGACATCGATCCATTGGATGCTTATATGCAGGAGGTCAACAACGAGATGCGCCGTGTAAATAATTTCGTTCAACCAGCCTCCTCCACCACTGGGGGTCAGGGTGTGATGATTCTCACAGGTGTGGCCAAAAAGAAGACGCAACAGGCCAAGGCCAAGGGGGAATTGATCGAACAGAATATGGACTCATTGGAATACTCCAGTGAGGATGAGCTGGAGGACATACGTGACACGGCCGTCAATTTGGCCATGAAGCATCGCAAGGAGTTGGCCAAAATTGATCACTCGTCGGTGAGTTATGCCCCATTCCGTAAGAATTTCTATGTCGAAGTACCCGAACTGAGCCGCATGAACTCCAGCGAAGTGGACAAATATCGCAGCGATTTGGAGGGTATACAGGTTAAGGGCAAAGGTTGCCCCAAGCCGATTAAG ACTTGGGCTCAATGTGGCGTTAGCAAGAAGGAAATGGACGTGCTCCGTAAATTGGGTTTCGAGAAACCGACACCGATCCAATGTCAGGCCATACCGGCCATTATGTCTGGCCGGGATCTGATAGGTATTGCTAAAACTGGCAGTGGCAAGACGTTGGCATTCATTTTACCAATGTTTAGGCACATCCTGGATCAGCCGCAACTGGAGGATGGCGATGGTGCCATAGCCATCATTATGGCACCCACCCGTGAGCTTTGCATGCAGATTGGCAAGGATATACGACGGTTTAGTAAATCCCTGGGCCTTTGTCCGGTCTGTGTTTATGGCGGGACTGGCATCTCGGAGCAGATAGCCGAACTGAAACGCGGAGCTGAGATAATTGTGTGCACACCGGGGCGGATGATCGATATGCTGGCAGCCAATTCGGGCAGAGTTACCAATCTCCGGCGGGTGACTTACATTGTTCTGGACGAGGCGGATCGCATGTTCGATATGGGTTTCGAGCCACAGGTAATGCGTATCATTGATAATGTGCGTCCCGATCGTCAGACGGTCATGTTTAGTGCCACCTTTCCCCGGCAAATGGAGGCTCTGGCTCGTCGGATACTCAAGAAACCCATAGAGGTAATTGTCGGCGGCAGGTCGGTGGTCTGCAAGGATGTCGAACAGCATGCGGTCATTCTCAACGATGATGCGAAGTTCTTTAAATTGCTGGAACTTTTGGGCATCTATCAGGAGGCGGGCAGCATAATAGTCTTTGTCGATAAACAGGAGAATGCCGATATCCTGCTGCGAGATCTCATGAAGGCTTCGTATCCATGCATGAGTCTGCATGGTGGCATCGATCAGTTCGATAGGGACTCCACCATTATTGACTTTAAATCGGGCAAGGTGAGATTATTAATAGCCACCTCGGTGGCAGCGCGTGGTCTTGATGTTAAGGATCTCATTTTGGTAGTCAATTATGATGTGCCCAATCACTATGAAGACTATGTGCACAG ATGCGGACGCACAGGAAGAGCTGGCAAAAAAGGCAGCGCCTATACGTTCATCACCCCAGAACAGTCTCGGTATGCCGGGGACATTGTACGGGCATTGGATCTGTCGGGAACTCCAGTGCCTGCCGAGTTGACCACGCTCTGGAACGACTATAAATCTGCCCAAGAGGCGGAGGGTAAGACAGTTCACACGGGCGGCGGTTTCAGTGGCAAAGGATTCAAGTTCGATGAGCAGGAATTCAATGCCGTCAAGGAGAGCAAGAAACTGCAAAAGGCCGCTCTGGGACTTGCCGATTCCGATGATGAGGAGGATATCGAGCAGGATATTGATCAGCAAATCGAACAGATATTTGCAGCCAAGCGTACAGTAAAGGACAcatcggcagcagcagcagctgcagccgTTGTTGCCGGAGCGGCGAATGCCACTGCAGTTGGTGGTCCTGCAACACCGGCCCAGATCATGGTTCCCACCCTGCCTCCCCTGATGGGTGTGCAAGCGCCGGGTCAGCAGGCAGGCGTGGCCGGTCTGCCCCTGGGCCTTGGTTCCGACAAACTGGAGCTGGCTAAACGTTTGGCCTCCAAGATAAATAGTAGCAAGAATTTGGATACCAATAAATTGGCAACCAGCCAAATGACCCAAGCCGCCGAGGCTTTCATGAAGGGCCATCAACATGGCCCCGTTCCAACACAATCCCAGCCCATACTCACGGCTCGCACGGTGGCCGAGCAGATGGCCGCCAAATTGAATAACAAACTTAACTATCAGCCCAAGGAGGATGAGGACGGCAATGGTGCCATCGGTGGGCTAAGTGGCCTGGGCAGTGGTGGCGGACAAATGGGCGGGGCGAATAGTGGCAGCGGATCGGCTACCGCCAATTCGTTTACCAAGTACGAAGAAGAACTCGAGATCAATGACTTTCCACAACAGGCACGCTGGAAGGTCACCTCCAAGGAGGCATTGGCCCAAATATCCGAGTACTCGGAGGCTGGCCTCACAGTGCGTGGCACCTACGTGCCGCAAGGCAAGAATCCGCCCGATGGCGAGCGGAAACTTTATCTGGCTATCGAAAGTTGCAGCGAGCTGGCCGTACAGAAGGCCAAGCGAGAAATAACCCGTCTGATCAAAGAGGAACTGCTCAAGCTCAGTTCGGCCCATCATGTCAATAAGGGACGTTATAAGGTCGTCTAG
- the LOC6641445 gene encoding actin-related protein 10, whose translation MPLYETVMQEKPPIVLDIGHAYTKLGFAAETCPRKIIPTKLVLTTTGQSKRLFDYERNEELHDQMVDFLQMIFFKHLLVSPKERKFVILENVFGQTVIRETLARVLFVHFDVSSVLFVPSHLMALSTLAAPTAVVVDIGYNETSIMPIFSGVQIMTAFKDQSYGGRAIHEEIKRQLLREGIIEGDDVALLTEIVLEDIKIRTCFVTTFERAQARLNTDGEQPTPPPSVDYAICDSNKVIQIPGLLRETVYELMFEETRERDSLPHLILRSILDCTMDVRRALVEGIFLIGGGSMVMGLVARLKQELQHLLQHDEIYKDRFHGALEFKFFPSICKQNYSLWLGGSLCGATDLIQMRSLAKEAYLKNEHVPDWSNLCDNNRHAGS comes from the exons ATGCCTCTCTATGAGACTGTAATGCAGGAAAAGCCACCGATTGTACTGGACATAGGCCATGCCTATACCAA ACTGGGCTTTGCCGCTGAAACATGTCCGCGAAAGATTATACCTACCAAATTGGTGCTAACCACAACCGGGCAGTCGAAGCGACTCTTTGATTACGAACGCAACGAGGAGCTTCATGATCAGATGGTGGACTTCTTGCAGATGATCTTCTTCAAGCATTTGCTGGTCAGCCCAAAGGAGCGTAAATTTGTGATATTAGAGAATGTATTCGGACAGACAGTGATCCGGGAGACCTTGGCACGGGTGTTGTTTGTCCATTTCGATGTCTCATCCGTGCTCTTTGTGCCCAGCCATCTGATGGCTCTCTCCACGCTGGCCGCACCCACAGCTGTGGTGGTGGATATTGGCTACAATGAGACCAGCATTATGCCCATTTTTAGTGGCGTACAAATTATGACTGCCTTCAAGGATCAAAGCTACGGCGGACGGGCGATTCACGAGGAGATTAAGCGTCAACTTCTAAGGGAGGGCATTATCGAGGGCGACGACGTGGCGCTGCTGACGGAGATCGTGCTGGAGGATATCAAAATACGCACCTGTTTTGTCACCACCTTCGAGCGAGCTCAAGCCCGTCTGAACACGGATGGAGAGCAACCGACTCCTCCGCCCAGTGTCGACTATGCCATATGTGATAGCAATAAGGTCATCCAGATTCCAGGTCTACTACGTGAAACAGTCTACGAGCTAATGTTTGAGGAGACCAGAGAGCGGGACAGTTTGCCCCATTTGATATTACGTTCCATTTTGGATTGCACCATGGATGTTAGACGTGCCCTGGTCGAGGGCATTTTTCTAATTGGCGGTGGATCGATGGTCATGGGTCTAGTGGCACGTCTCAAACAGGAGTTGCAACATCTCTTGCAACACGATGAGATCTACAAAGACCGCTTCCATGGCGCTTTGGAATTCAAATTCTTTCCCTCAATATGCAAACAAAATTACTCACTGTGGCTGGGTGGTTCCCTTTGCGGGGCCACCGATCTCATCCAGATGCGTTCGCTGGCCAAAGAGGCGTACCTGAAGAATGAACATGTTCCCGATTGGAGTAATCTGTGTGATAATAATCGTCATGCGGGTTCATAG
- the LOC6641233 gene encoding ribonucleases P/MRP protein subunit POP1, producing the protein MSTTQKLEFDAQLGGHITLPTHVSTYHYAAGALAEIKDLISEAQHPTGPGRSSKLIFQSLPKHMRRRAMSHHPKRLPRKYRKAHKSQMGKGGNQPVNHKRPSRKYRRRPGNLLKDYIRRQRKHIWLETHIWHAKRFHMVDRWGHRLPYASCDKTYRACYRASAQHCLLQDISYYCCVEIKGQLDMLHQGFARLTSSECGPRITAKTYVSGRREGTVELFCDGQYPLGALQRATFIWQPLEDTEDEVKQRTIWLWLHPSAADATIEQILKVFKLKSMKQTKVPLENPDEDQVMEDSKEKSKTKKNKKPLLKTITRAFELQPRYANSTEDLQLTILRQEFNRFRLTGSGAQRVLASSLRPHPQPAQPQPHADYYEAALGLSSPSEVLSNLIMGIQVIDPRLQKPKKRTKPVIDSDTNSNSSSAIDLLVSQPKSLSESPLWQKEFRQQLASNLLSPHAYDELRRKHAVVPGAPCLFEEKLQSVPIILIQRPGSQDSQYKRLGYGSGWDVIAPAKYGMNLWLTLIMWGARPGGLREMDSVARESGADLHLPDTQTGLKEQHVAEVERRTRYFRLPPNKRCNYRKLSVASPFKPPWQELVRDWTDDSVQPFYVCRQRSQLVALEQRLLHSHQSWSISDSQALPPSNSLIQIQVQLLRRGHLQDNALICLPIGQDYKHRWRQIKKSDLGPVHCEPLQPDVNERQRKDLRLAHKRKLKRLRARRVREKRRCQETAIRKVYIRPANTEHLVRAQLEEMCRLWLPTDPTETQQSVRRQSSRQVFGYVSKAAFSYTEAKVCAVGYVTVNGLRELCLQSKDKPQAKNSSQLLCLVRDANSRDYRWASFKINLNVAVAPPG; encoded by the coding sequence ATGAGCACCACCCAGAAGCTGGAATTCGATGCCCAGCTGGGAGGACACATCACACTGCCCACGCATGTGTCCACCTATCACTATGCAGCCGGCGCTCTGGCGGAAATCAAGGATCTAATTTCAGAGGCCCAGCATCCCACGGGCCCAGGCAGGAGCAGTAAACTAATCTTTCAATCGTTACCCAAACATATGCGCCGTCGGGCTATGTCCCATCATCCCAAGCGTTTGCCCCGCAAATACCGCAAGGCACACAAATCCCAGATGGGCAAAGGCGGGAACCAACCGGTCAATCACAAGCGTCCATCTCGCAAATATCGTCGTCGTCCCGGCAATCTTCTAAAGGATTATATAAGACGGCAGCGTAAACACATCTGGCTGGAGACACACATCTGGCATGCAAAGCGTTTCCACATGGTGGACAGATGGGGTCATCGCCTGCCCTATGCGAGTTGCGACAAGACCTACAGAGCTTGCTATCGGGCAAGTGCCCAGCATTGTCTACTCCAGGATATCTCGTATTATTGTTGTGTGGAAATCAAAGGACAACTGGATATGCTGCATCAGGGTTTTGCTCGTCTAACCAGTTCCGAATGTGGACCACGGATCACAGCCAAGACTTATGTGAGTGGCAGACGAGAGGGCACAGTGGAACTCTTTTGTGATGGCCAGTATCCTTTGGGTGCACTGCAACGTGCCACTTTTATATGGCAACCTCTTGAAGATACAGAAGATGAGGTGAAACAGCGTACTATTTGGCTATGGCTGCATCCCAGTGCTGCTGATGCCACCATAGAGCAAATCCTAAAAGTCTTTAAACTAAAGTCCATGAAGCAAACGAAAGTTCCATTAGAAAACCCCGACGAAGACCAGGTGATGGAGGATTCCAAAGAAAAAAGCAAGacgaagaaaaacaaaaaacctctTCTTAAGACCATTACCCGGGCGTTTGAATTGCAGCCACGTTATGCAAACTCTACTGAAGATCTTCAATTAACTATTCTTAGGCAGGAATTTAATAGATTTCGGCTTACAGGAAGCGGAGCTCAGCGTGTCCTGGCCTCCAGCCTTCGCCCTCATCCGCAACCCGCCCAGCCTCAACCACATGCAGATTACTATGAGGCCGCGCTTGGGCTAAGTTCACCCAGTGAAGTGCTCTCTAATCTCATTATGGGCATACAAGTGATTGATCCTCGTCTCCAAAAGCCGAAAAAGAGAACGAAACCAGTCATCGATTCCGACACCAACTCCAACTCATCATCAGCCATAGATCTACTTGTAAGTCAGCCCAAATCTCTGTCGGAGAGTCCTCTATGGCAGAAAGAGTTTAGGCAGCAGTTGGCCTCAAATCTCTTGTCGCCGCATGCCTATGATGAACTGCGTCGCAAGCATGCTGTAGTACCCGGAGCCCCTTGCCTCTTTGAAGAAAAGCTACAAAGTGTGCCCATTATACTTATACAACGTCCTGGCTCTCAGGACTCACAGTACAAGCGTCTGGGCTATGGTTCTGGCTGGGATGTGATAGCTCCAGCAAAATACGGCATGAATCTATGGCTCACACTGATCATGTGGGGAGCTCGACCTGGTGGCTTACGAGAAATGGACTCGGTGGCTCGAGAATCTGGGGCGGATCTCCATTTGCCGGACACACAGACTGGCCTTAAGGAGCAACATGTGGCCGAAGTGGAGCGACGAACTCGTTATTTTCGTTTGCCACCAAATAAACGTTGCAATTACCGTAAATTATCAGTAGCCAGTCCATTCAAACCACCGTGGCAGGAATTGGTTAGGGATTGGACAGATGACTCGGTGCAACCTTTTTATGTTTGCCGACAGCGTTCCCAATTAGTTGCCCTGGAGCAAAGGCTTTTGCACTCCCACCAATCCTGGTCGATTAGTGATTCTCAAGCGTTGCCCCCATCGAATAGCCTCATCCAAATCCAAGTTCAACTACTGCGTCGAGGACATTTGCAGGATAATGCTCTGATTTGTTTACCTATTGGCCAGGATTACAAGCATCGTTGGCGGCAGATCAAAAAGTCTGATCTGGGACCCGTGCACTGTGAACCCCTGCAGCCGGATGTCAATGAGAGACAAAGAAAGGATCTCCGCCTTGCCCACAAACGGAAACTGAAACGACTACGCGCACGACGTGTGCGTGAGAAGCGACGCTGCCAGGAAACAGCGATTCGCAAAGTTTACATCCGTCCAGCCAATACAGAGCATTTGGTGCGAGCCCAATTGGAGGAGATGTGTCGCCTATGGCTGCCCACAGATCCCACCGAGACACAACAGAGTGTACGTCGGCAATCCAGTCGCCAGGTGTTTGGCTATGTCAGCAAGGCTGCCTTCAGCTATACTGAGGCCAAAGTTTGTGCCGTTGGCTATGTCACTGTCAATGGACTAAGGGAATTGTGTCTCCAATCAAAGGATAAGCCACAGGCAAAGAATTCTTCGCAATTGCTGTGCTTGGTGCGAGATGCCAATAGTCGGGACTATCGCTGGGCCAGTTTTAAGATTAATCTAAATGTGGCAGTTGCCCCACCAGGTTGA